The genome window CAGGGCAGCCTGGTACCGGTAACGCTCGGTTTCCATAATCAGGCACTTTTTCTCTGACCAGGGAGCCCCCCCAAAGCGTTTGCACCCGAGGTCAATCCCCAGCTCCAACGGCATGTTCAGCCGGAACAGCTCGCCCGCCTTGCGGGCCTTGATGCGGGACAGGTCGTGGATGCCGTATTTCGAGCCTTCGATCAGCTCGATAATCTTCTCGATCCGGGGCTCATTGCCATCCAACCGCTCCGACGCGATCCGCGGTTGGAAGCCGAGGCGGTAGATGCAGAAGACGACGGGCCGCAGCAGCGACTTGTAGTCGTTGTCGAACGGGCAGTTGATGAAGACGTTCGTTTCGAACGCCAACGCAATCCGCCTCAGCCTTTGGAGGCCACGGGATCGCGCCCATAGCTGTCTCGCTGGCGGATCGTGCCGTCCTTGCGGTGAACATAGAACTCCACGCCGTCCTTGCGGGCGGCATTGCGACCGAATTTGATCGCGTCAGCCTGGGATTCGAACACCCTGGTCGCCTTCGCCGCTCCGCTGCTGCGAACGGCCCATTCCCCATTCGGACGGGGTACGACATGTTTGTTGGCGGCCATTGCGCGGCTCCTAGATCGCAACCTGCGCTTTAATATGAGGCCAGGACTCGTACCCTTCAAGCACGAAGTCCCCTGGCTCGAAGGCGAACAGGTCTCGCCCGGGCGCGATCGTCATGGTCGGCAGATCGAACGGCTGGCGGGTCAGCTGCAGTTCCGCCTGTTCGATGTGGTTCGAATAAAGGTGGGCATCGCCGAGGGTGTGGACGAAGTCGCCGGGCTCCAGCCCCACCACCTGGGCGACCATCATGGTCAGTAGCGCATAGCTGGCGATATTGAACGGCACGCCCAGGAAGACGTCGGCCGAGCGCTGGTACAGCTGGCAGCTCAGCTTCCCGTCCCCCACGAAGAACTGGAACAGACAGTGGCAGGGCGGCAGGGCCATGTCCTCGATGTCGGCCGGGTTCCAGGCCGAGACGATATGGCGGCGGCTGTTGGGGTTGGTCTTCAGACCCTCGATCAGGCGCGTGATCTGGTCGATGCTCTCGCCGTTCGGCGCGGCCCAGGACCGCCACTGCTTGCCGTAGACGGGCCCCAGCTCGCCGTTCTCATCGGCCCATTCGTCCCAGATGGAACAGCCGTTCTCCTTCAGCCAGCCGATGTTGGTCTCGCCGCGCAGGAACCACAGCAGCTCGACGATGATGGAGCGCAGGTGCAGCTTCTTGGTCGTCAGCAGGGGAAAACCCTTCGACAGATCGAACCGCATCTGGCGGCCGAACACGCCCAGCGTGCCGGTGCCCGTCCGGTCGTCGCGCCGCACCCCGTTGTCCAGGATGTCGCGCAGCAGGTTCAGATACTGGAACTCGGGATGATCGACGGGCGCGGCGGCCTGGGCTTCTGTCCGGGCCTGAAGGTCTGCGAGGATGGCGACGGCGGTCATGCTCCCAGAATGTCTCCGAAAGGCGATTCGGTCGCCTGAAAACGGGCCCGGCCGAATCACCGGCTGTGGATCGAGTCAGCCGCTGAATCCGCCGTCATCCAGAAACGCCTGCTCCTCCGGCGTCGTTTCCCGGCCCAGGCAGGCGTTCCGATGCGGGAACCGGCCGAACCGGACGATGACGTCGCGGTGGACGTGGGCGAACTTCAGGGCGTCCGGCATGTCGGCCACCAGCGGCAGAAGGGCATCCTGATCGGCCAGATCCTCGGAATGCATCAGCGGCATGAACAGGAACTGCCGCAGCTCGGGCTCGAACGTCGCGGGATAGCCATGGGCGATGGCGTCCCGGGCGAAATGGCGAGCCAGCGTATCGGTCGCGAACTGATGCGCCGTGCCGCGAAAGCTGTTTCGGGGATACTGGTCCAGCACGATCATCAGGGCCAGCGCGCCCTCGGCCCTGTCCATCCAGTCGTCCAGCTGCCGGCGCGCGGCGGCGAAATGGGCGGCGCGCATGTATTCGCGCACGAGAAAATCGAACTGCGGGTCCTTCCGGTACCACTTGGCGGGACCGGCCTCTTTCCAGAAGCCGACGATCGTGGATGGCGTTATGAGACCCGGCATGACCCATTCCTCCTCAGGTGAAGCCTTGGCCCTACCCGCTCCACTGCCCGTTTTCCATGACCGCGATTGCGATCTGTCGATCATCCGCGGCCGGCGGGTCGCCGTCATCGGCTACGGCAGCCAGGGCCGGACCCATGCGCTGAACCTGCGCGACAGCGGCGTCGCCGACATCGTCATCGGCCTGAAGGAAGGGTCCGCCACGCGGGCGAAGGCCCAGGCCGACGGCTTTCCCGTCCTGACGGCCGGTCAGGCGACGGCCGGTGCCGACGTTGTGGCCATGATGGTCTCGGACGAGGCGCACCGCGACCTGTACCGCGACGAGATCGAGCCGAACATCAGGCCCGGCGCGGCCCTGATCTTCGCCCACGGCCTGTCGGTCCGGTTCGGCCTGGTGACGCCGCGCCCCGACCTCGACGTCATCCTGGATTCGCCCAAGGGCATCGGGCCGCGCATCCGCGATCTGTACGAGGCCGGGGAGGGGGTCTTCTGCCTGTTCGGCGTGCATCAGGACGCCACCGGCGGGGCCCATGCCCTGGGGTTGTCCTATGCGGCGGCGCTCGGCTGTGGGCGCAAGGGCATCCTCGAAACCACCTTCGCCGCCGAGTGCGAGAGCGATCTGTTCGGCGAGCAGGTGGTGCTGTGCGGCGGGGTCGGCGAGCTGATCGATGCGGCCTTCATGAAGCTGGTCAACGCCGGCTATCCGCCCGAGGTCGCCTGGTTCGAGTGTTTCTACGAGGTCAAGCTGGTCACCGACCTGATGTACGAGCGCGGCATCGCGGGGGCCTTCGCCAAGATCTCCAACACGGCGGAATACGGCGCTTATCTGACCGGCCCTCGCGTGATCGGCGAGGCATCCCGCACGGCCATGGACGCGGTGCTGGGCGAGGTTCGCGACGGTTCGTTCGTCCGGCGGCTGATGGCCGATCATGACGCCGGTTCGCCCGAACTGCTGGCCCGGCGCAAGGCCCTGGGCGAGCGCACGATCGAGGCCGTCGGCGCGCGACTGGCGAGGGTCTCGGCGGCTGCGAAGGGATGAGGCAAGGAGCGCCCGGATCGCGCTCGGCTCGCGGGTGCCCGCGTCGATCGCGACAGCGCCCAGAATAATGGTCGGAGTGGCAGGATTCGAACCTGCGACCCCTGCGTCCCGAACGCAGTGCTCTACCAGACTGAGCCACACTCCGACTTGAGGACGGGGCTTATAGCGACGGGGTTCCGGGGCCGCAAGCGGCGTTCATCCCGGCGGTGAAATAGACCGGAAACCGGGTGTTGCATCGCCTGCGCCCTTGGCGTATTCGACCGCCTCCCCAAGGCCCAGGTCTCGGGGCGCACCGGTCCTGCTGGGGAATGGTGTAATGGTAACACTCCGGTTTTTGGTACCGTCATTCTAGGTTCGAGTCCTAGTTCCCCAGCCATCCGTCCCCACCTCAAGTCAGGCCCCGCGACGCAGGGTCGGTGGGTCGCAGGCCCTGCGATCCGGACCTCAGCGGTCGCGGTGATTTCCCTGCGGATACACGGTCCCGTCGCTTTTCATGACACCGGTGAACCCTTCGGCGGGCCGCGCGTTCGTCGTGTTCGGTCGCCGACACAGTCGCGGGAAAGCGGGTCGCCGGACCTGGGGGTATGTGGGTGAATCAGGCTGCTGACCTTCGGGTCATGATCGTGGAAGATCAGGCCATCCTGGCGATGGAACTGGAGCTCATACTCGGCGACGCCGGGTGCGATGTCGTGGGCTGTGCCATGGATCGCGACGGTGCGTTGGAGATCGCGGAACGGGAGCGACCGACGCTGGCGCTGGTCGACGTCAATCTGCTGGACGGGATGACCGGCCCCCAGATCGCCCGCAGGCTCGTCAGCGAATACGGGACGACCGTGGTTTTCCTGACCGCCAACCCCGAACAGATCCCCGACGGGTTTGCCGGTGCCCTGGGGGCGGTGTGCAAGCCATTCGACGACGACACGATCCGCGCCGTCGTCGCCTTCGCCAGCCGCTTCATCACCGACCGGACGGTGGGCGAGGCCCCGCGCAAGTTCCGCCTCGCCCCCTGGCTCGAGACGCCATCTGACGTGATCCCGGGTCACTAGCCCTTAGTCGATCTTCAACCGCATACAGATCATCCCGCCGTCCGGATCGCCGCCGTAGGATGGCTCCAGACCATCCGGCACGGCGTTGATGGCAAAGAGCGCGCCGAGACCAAACCGGACATGGTCGCTAACCCGCCAGTCGCGGATCGCACCGATCGAGACCTTGCCGACCGCATAGACCGGGCCGTGGGCCCCGCCCGGCAGTTCGAGGAGCTCACCGGTCTCCGTGCGTTCGGCCCGAGCGAACACGGTCCAGCGCACATCAGGGCTGAAGGCGGATTCCAGCGCGAAGGCGTGGGTCGCTTCATCGCCGCCGTGGGCCTTCGCCCCCCATGCCAGGGTGGTCGACCACCAGCCGTCGGTGCCGATCCGGCGGGTGTGGATGGCACTGGCCGACCACTTGGTGTCGTCCTCGTCCGGCGACAGCTGTTCGGGCGACTTGACGTCGGCGTATGAGGTCTGCAGCGACCATTCGGGCGAGGGATTCCAGGACGCGCGCACCGACCAGCTGTCCAACTCCGGCCTTTCGATGTCGTAGCGATCCTGGTCCGGCTCGCGACCCTTGAAGGTCGAGGCCTCCAGCTTGAAGGTGTCGTGCACCCACCCGAGGGTCGCCACACCGAATACGATATGGGTCGAGTCCAGCCAGTGGTGGGTGATGGGGGCCTCTGGAGAGTCCATCGCGCTCAGGCGGTGCATGAAGGCGGGCGGACCGAAGGCGGGCTCGCCCGGCAGGCCGACGTAGGCAAACACGCTGTCCGTGTCCGACAGCTGGTGCGCGTAACTGGCCGACAGCTCCATGAACAGGTCGTGCGGATGCTGGCGATCTACCAGGGTGTTTACGCCGTCGGCCGTCTCGCCGGCCGCCAGCAAGAGGGGATAGCCACGCTTGCCCATGAAGGGATCGGGACTGACCATGGCCCGCAGGTTCAGCGTCGATCCATCGTCGAAGTCTCGCCGCGCCGAGGTCATGACCATCCCCGAGACGAAAGTCTGGCTCTCGCCTCGCGGACCGTTCTGGCCGTCATAGGTCAGGTTCAGCAGGGCGTGGGTCATGAACGACCAGTCGCCCCGCATCGTGTGGATGCCGGCGTGCTCTGACCTTTCGGGCTGCCAGCTCGTGCCCGACGCATCGCGGGTCATGGACCAGGGGCCGAGCGGGCTGGTCATCGGCTGGTCGCCGTGGACCATCCCGGGCATGAAGTGATCCGTCTGGTCCATCGACGACATGTCGTGGGCTGGTTGGGCCGATGCGCGCGGCATCGGCATGGGGTGCGCGGCATGGTCCTGTGCGAAGACAGGCTGGGCGACGGCAAACAGGGATACGCCGACGCTGAGCGCGGCGAGAGATCTGGCAGCCATGATGGCTCCTTGCAAAGAGGGTCCGGGTGGCGAGCGGCTCGCCGAAGAGTCGGTTCGAAGGACTCAGGCCTTGGGTGGACCAGTCTCGGGCATCGCGCGCAGCCCGGTGGGCAGGACGCGGTCCAGCGCCACCGGGCGGGCGCGAAGTTGCGTGACCGCCGCCCGCATGGGTGGCGTCACCGTCGGCGCAGCGATGCACGCGACGCAGCAGGCCATGCTCTTCATCGGCCGATCGGGCGTGGAAGCCGGCGACTGGTGATCCCTGCCGGCCATGTCCATTCTCTCATGGCAGGGCGGCGGGCCGGTCTCGGCCATGACCGGCGCGGCAGCCCCCAGTAGCAGGACGCCAAGCGCGCCGAGCAGCAGCAAAAGGGTTCGAACGGTCGCCATGGCCCAGTCTAGGCGCATGGACCGTTCGCCTCAAGCAAGCCCGCCGCCGAGGTCGAGGCCCGGCGCGGTCGGGGGCGAGCCGTCGGGGGCCAGATCGAGCTGCATCAGGTGCACATCGATCCAGCGGTCGAACTTCCAGCCGACCTGGGCGTAGGTGCCGACCTGGCGAAAGCCGAGGCGTTGGTGCAGGGCGATCGAAGCCTCGCTGGTGGCGCTGTCACTGATGGCCCCGATGACATGGCGCAGGCCCATGGCGCGAACGCGATCGACCAGGGCGGTCAGCAGGGCGCGTCCGACCCCGCGACCCCGCGCATCCGCCTCGACATAGATCGAACCCTCGACGCCATAACGATAGGCGGGGCGCGGCCGGAACGGAGAGGCGTAGGCATAGCCCGCGAAGGCTCCGTCGATCGCGGCGACGAACCACGGCAGCCCCCTGGCCCGCACCGCCTCGAAGCGCGCCGTCATCTCCGCCAGCGAGGGTGGATCCAGCTCGAACGTCGCCGTGCCGGTCAGGACCTCGCGGCCATACAGGGCCGTGATGGCGGGCAGGTCGGACGGGGTCGCCTCGCGGATCACGCGGTCTCCCAGCCCCGATCCATGGCCCAGACCGCGAAGGCATAGTCGTGGGCGACTTCCTTCAGATAGTCGAACCGCCCCGAGGCCCCGCCGTGTCCGGCCTCCATGTTGATCTTCAGCAGCACCGGATTGCCGGAGGTCGTGGCGGGACGAAGTTTGGCGACCCATTTCTGGGGCTCCCAGTAGGTGACGCGCGGGTCGGACAGGCCGCCGGTCGCCAGGATCGCCGGATAGGCCTTGGCTTCGACCTGGTCGTAGGGGCTGTAGCTCATCATGTAGTCGTAGGCCTCCGGATCCTCGATCGGATTGCCCCACTCGGGCCACTCGGGCGGGGTCAGCGGCAGGGAGGTGTCCGACATGGTGTTGATGACATCGACGAACGGCACCTGGCCGATCACCCCGGCCCACAGGTCGGGCCGCATGTTGTTGACGGCCCCCATCAGCAGGCCCCCGGCCGATCCGCCCTGGGCCACGATCCGGCCGGCACTGGCATAGCGGTTGGCGATCAGGTGTTCGGCCGAGGCGATGAAGTCGGTGAAGGTGTTCTTCTTGGTCATGCGCCGGGCATTCAGGAACCAGCCCCAGCCCTTGTCCGAACCGCCCCGGATGTGGGCGATGGCATAGATCCAGCCCCGGTCCACCAGCGACAATCGCCCGGTCGAGAAGCTGGCCGACATCGGAATGCCGTAGGAGCCATAGCCATAGAGCAACAGCGGTGCTGACCCGTC of Brevundimonas subvibrioides contains these proteins:
- a CDS encoding DUF2188 domain-containing protein, with the protein product MAANKHVVPRPNGEWAVRSSGAAKATRVFESQADAIKFGRNAARKDGVEFYVHRKDGTIRQRDSYGRDPVASKG
- a CDS encoding thymidylate synthase, translating into MTAVAILADLQARTEAQAAAPVDHPEFQYLNLLRDILDNGVRRDDRTGTGTLGVFGRQMRFDLSKGFPLLTTKKLHLRSIIVELLWFLRGETNIGWLKENGCSIWDEWADENGELGPVYGKQWRSWAAPNGESIDQITRLIEGLKTNPNSRRHIVSAWNPADIEDMALPPCHCLFQFFVGDGKLSCQLYQRSADVFLGVPFNIASYALLTMMVAQVVGLEPGDFVHTLGDAHLYSNHIEQAELQLTRQPFDLPTMTIAPGRDLFAFEPGDFVLEGYESWPHIKAQVAI
- a CDS encoding DUF924 family protein — its product is MPGLITPSTIVGFWKEAGPAKWYRKDPQFDFLVREYMRAAHFAAARRQLDDWMDRAEGALALMIVLDQYPRNSFRGTAHQFATDTLARHFARDAIAHGYPATFEPELRQFLFMPLMHSEDLADQDALLPLVADMPDALKFAHVHRDVIVRFGRFPHRNACLGRETTPEEQAFLDDGGFSG
- the ilvC gene encoding ketol-acid reductoisomerase — its product is MPVFHDRDCDLSIIRGRRVAVIGYGSQGRTHALNLRDSGVADIVIGLKEGSATRAKAQADGFPVLTAGQATAGADVVAMMVSDEAHRDLYRDEIEPNIRPGAALIFAHGLSVRFGLVTPRPDLDVILDSPKGIGPRIRDLYEAGEGVFCLFGVHQDATGGAHALGLSYAAALGCGRKGILETTFAAECESDLFGEQVVLCGGVGELIDAAFMKLVNAGYPPEVAWFECFYEVKLVTDLMYERGIAGAFAKISNTAEYGAYLTGPRVIGEASRTAMDAVLGEVRDGSFVRRLMADHDAGSPELLARRKALGERTIEAVGARLARVSAAAKG
- a CDS encoding response regulator, yielding MNQAADLRVMIVEDQAILAMELELILGDAGCDVVGCAMDRDGALEIAERERPTLALVDVNLLDGMTGPQIARRLVSEYGTTVVFLTANPEQIPDGFAGALGAVCKPFDDDTIRAVVAFASRFITDRTVGEAPRKFRLAPWLETPSDVIPGH
- a CDS encoding GNAT family N-acetyltransferase, whose product is MIREATPSDLPAITALYGREVLTGTATFELDPPSLAEMTARFEAVRARGLPWFVAAIDGAFAGYAYASPFRPRPAYRYGVEGSIYVEADARGRGVGRALLTALVDRVRAMGLRHVIGAISDSATSEASIALHQRLGFRQVGTYAQVGWKFDRWIDVHLMQLDLAPDGSPPTAPGLDLGGGLA